From the Acaryochloris thomasi RCC1774 genome, one window contains:
- a CDS encoding glucokinase, translated as MAIRLLAGDIGGTKTILRLNQVEGDTTQTLAESTYPSADFDHLNPMIETFLATVDGERPQVACLAIAGPVLNDTCQLTNLSWQLNGRQMEKALEIPRIHLMNDFAAIGYGILALKDDDLKTLQDQPIQAQSNIAVLGAGTGLGEALLVWQQENYQVLAIEGGHTDFPARNELEIGLLQYLQGKHGRISVERVVSGQGIYAIYEYLRDTHFAPESAAVKIAMESQDPTAVVGQYGLKNSDPLCTKAVEIFVSAYGAEAGNLALKSLPFGGLYIAGGVAPKLLPKLQDGLFLDSFLDKGRMEKLLKTIRVSVILNPKVGLMGAALFAERLMKTA; from the coding sequence ATGGCGATACGACTTTTAGCAGGTGATATTGGGGGTACTAAAACGATCCTGCGCCTCAATCAGGTCGAAGGCGACACGACCCAAACCCTTGCCGAATCGACCTACCCCAGCGCTGACTTTGACCATCTCAACCCGATGATTGAGACGTTTTTAGCCACCGTGGATGGAGAAAGACCTCAGGTCGCTTGTCTTGCGATCGCAGGTCCAGTTCTCAACGACACCTGCCAGCTGACCAACCTTTCTTGGCAGCTTAATGGTCGCCAGATGGAAAAAGCACTGGAGATTCCCCGCATCCATCTGATGAACGACTTTGCCGCGATCGGATACGGCATTTTAGCGCTCAAAGACGACGATCTAAAGACGCTTCAAGATCAGCCCATCCAAGCACAGTCCAATATCGCAGTCCTTGGTGCAGGCACGGGGCTGGGAGAGGCTCTACTCGTTTGGCAACAGGAAAACTATCAGGTGCTCGCCATTGAAGGTGGCCACACTGACTTTCCTGCTCGCAATGAGTTAGAGATCGGCTTGCTGCAGTATCTCCAAGGGAAACACGGACGTATTTCCGTCGAACGCGTGGTCTCCGGCCAAGGTATCTATGCCATTTATGAGTACTTAAGAGATACTCATTTCGCCCCAGAATCAGCCGCCGTCAAAATCGCAATGGAATCCCAAGACCCCACTGCGGTGGTGGGACAATATGGTTTGAAAAATTCCGATCCTCTCTGTACTAAGGCCGTAGAAATCTTCGTTTCAGCCTATGGCGCCGAAGCCGGTAACCTCGCCCTTAAGAGCTTGCCTTTCGGTGGACTTTACATTGCTGGGGGGGTCGCGCCTAAACTTTTGCCAAAGCTACAGGACGGGCTTTTCCTTGACAGCTTTTTAGACAAAGGCCGGATGGAAAAGCTGCTTAAAACAATCCGCGTTTCCGTCATTCTGAATCCGAAAGTAGGTCTCATGGGGGCCGCTCTGTTTGCAGAGCGATTAATGAAGACGGCGTGA
- the dtd gene encoding D-aminoacyl-tRNA deacylase: MRIVLQRVKSSSVAVAGAVIGQISQGLTLLVGIAPSDTETELDWMARKCLELRVFPDEGGKLSHSVQDIEGELLVISQFTLYGDCRKGRRPSFDRAAPGALAQQRYDQFIAKLNQSGLKIETGQFGAMMNVQIENDGPVTLILEREAPD; encoded by the coding sequence ATGCGTATTGTCCTCCAGCGAGTGAAATCTTCCAGCGTGGCAGTGGCCGGAGCGGTGATCGGTCAGATCAGTCAAGGCTTAACTCTTTTAGTGGGCATTGCCCCCAGCGATACAGAAACAGAACTCGACTGGATGGCTCGCAAATGTCTTGAACTGAGAGTCTTTCCAGACGAAGGCGGCAAGCTCTCTCACTCTGTGCAGGATATTGAAGGTGAGCTGCTCGTGATTAGCCAATTTACGCTCTACGGCGACTGTCGCAAAGGTCGGCGTCCTTCCTTTGATCGCGCAGCACCAGGAGCGCTGGCGCAGCAGCGATACGATCAATTTATCGCCAAGCTGAACCAAAGTGGCTTGAAAATCGAAACGGGTCAGTTTGGAGCGATGATGAATGTCCAGATTGAAAACGATGGCCCAGTGACGCTGATCCTTGAGCGCGAGGCACCCGATTAA
- a CDS encoding Hsp70 family protein: MSYAIDFGTSNTVITRWNPATEKPEVVSLRGISHRVAQNPDLIPSLVYVEQAAQEQVLIGQQVCDRGLDIQADPRFFRTFKRGIGSDIQGFLPELDGQTVSFEQVGRWFLVNLMQQLKTNNPDAGDSLVLTVPVDSFETYRHWLGGVCQDLGVEQVRMLDEPTAAALGYGKADQETLLVVDFGGGTLDLSLVQLGTESQSKTQPLGFILKWGEKNLAETSNQRPKTARVLAKAGQNLGGTDLDNWLMDHFAKSQQLPVTPLTQRLAERLKIQLSLQPKATEVYFNEETFDSYELTLDRSQFEEILREHQFFDRLDTSMEQVLQQARRQGLTVEDIDAVLLVGGTSLIPAVQTWVKQYFDEGKICSSRPFDAIATGALQVTQGLEVKDFLYHSYGIRYWDRQNNCHNWHPIIPAGLPYPMNEPIEISLGASMEVQPSIELIIGELGDAMGGTEVYFDGDRLVTRQLSEQQQVQTLNDREGARSIAELKPPGYPGCDRIKVSFLVDEQRSLRLSVEDLLTQDTLMENQVVAQLS, from the coding sequence ATGAGCTACGCGATTGATTTTGGCACCAGTAACACCGTAATTACCCGCTGGAATCCGGCCACGGAAAAGCCGGAGGTGGTTAGCCTCAGGGGCATCAGTCATCGAGTGGCCCAGAATCCCGACCTGATTCCCAGTTTGGTCTATGTTGAACAGGCCGCACAGGAACAGGTTTTGATTGGGCAGCAGGTTTGCGATCGCGGTCTCGATATCCAGGCTGATCCGCGCTTCTTTCGCACCTTTAAGCGGGGGATTGGCTCTGATATCCAGGGTTTCTTGCCGGAGCTAGACGGCCAAACCGTCAGCTTTGAGCAAGTGGGCCGCTGGTTTTTAGTCAACTTAATGCAGCAGCTCAAGACAAACAATCCTGATGCCGGTGACTCTTTGGTGCTGACAGTCCCGGTGGATAGCTTTGAGACCTACCGGCACTGGTTAGGGGGCGTTTGCCAAGATTTGGGCGTCGAGCAGGTGCGAATGCTGGATGAACCTACTGCTGCGGCGTTGGGCTATGGCAAGGCCGATCAAGAAACGCTCTTGGTGGTGGATTTTGGCGGGGGAACGCTGGATCTATCATTGGTGCAGCTTGGCACTGAGAGTCAATCAAAGACCCAGCCGCTAGGCTTTATTCTCAAGTGGGGCGAGAAAAATTTAGCGGAAACTTCAAACCAGCGTCCGAAGACAGCGCGGGTATTAGCGAAGGCGGGACAGAATTTAGGCGGCACCGATCTTGACAATTGGCTGATGGATCACTTTGCAAAGAGTCAGCAGCTACCCGTCACGCCTCTAACCCAAAGGCTAGCGGAACGTCTCAAAATTCAGCTTTCACTCCAGCCCAAAGCCACGGAGGTTTATTTCAATGAAGAGACCTTTGATAGCTACGAGCTGACCTTAGACCGTTCGCAATTTGAAGAAATCCTCAGGGAACATCAGTTTTTTGACCGACTTGATACCAGTATGGAGCAGGTTTTGCAGCAGGCCCGCCGTCAGGGTCTCACGGTCGAGGATATTGATGCGGTGCTGCTCGTGGGCGGCACGAGTTTGATCCCAGCGGTGCAGACCTGGGTAAAGCAATATTTTGATGAGGGCAAGATTTGCAGCAGTCGGCCCTTTGATGCGATCGCAACCGGCGCACTGCAGGTCACACAAGGGCTAGAGGTCAAAGACTTCCTCTACCACAGCTACGGCATCCGCTACTGGGACCGGCAAAACAACTGCCATAACTGGCATCCGATCATTCCGGCGGGCTTACCGTACCCCATGAATGAGCCGATTGAGATCTCGCTTGGGGCTTCAATGGAAGTACAGCCCAGCATTGAGCTGATTATTGGGGAGCTGGGCGATGCAATGGGCGGCACGGAGGTCTATTTCGATGGCGACCGTTTGGTCACCCGACAGCTTTCTGAGCAGCAGCAGGTGCAGACGCTTAATGATCGGGAGGGGGCAAGAAGCATTGCGGAGCTTAAGCCGCCGGGGTATCCGGGTTGCGATCGCATCAAAGTCTCCTTCCTGGTTGATGAGCAACGGTCACTGCGGCTCAGCGTCGAAGATCTATTAACCCAAGACACTCTAATGGAGAATCAAGTCGTCGCTCAATTGAGCTAA
- a CDS encoding type II toxin-antitoxin system HicA family toxin: MKSISGKRLCKIVEQRGWLLRKVTGSHHIYENLDVEKILSIPVHRNQDLKTGTLKALMKIAQLSEDDLA; the protein is encoded by the coding sequence ATAAAGTCTATCTCTGGCAAGCGGTTGTGCAAGATCGTAGAACAGAGAGGATGGTTGTTGCGCAAAGTGACGGGTAGCCATCACATCTATGAGAACCTTGACGTAGAGAAGATTCTGTCGATTCCTGTTCACCGTAACCAAGATCTCAAAACTGGCACTCTGAAGGCATTGATGAAAATTGCTCAGCTATCTGAGGATGATTTAGCCTGA
- a CDS encoding type II toxin-antitoxin system HicB family antitoxin, with the protein MKIKAIIHPAEEGGYWAEVPALSGCITEGDSMEEVKANLADAIEGWLSVANSHDAVEPTDQIVEIAV; encoded by the coding sequence ATGAAAATCAAAGCCATCATTCATCCCGCAGAAGAAGGAGGCTATTGGGCAGAGGTACCCGCTCTCTCTGGCTGCATAACGGAAGGGGACTCAATGGAAGAAGTAAAAGCTAACCTTGCGGACGCGATTGAAGGCTGGCTCAGCGTTGCCAACAGTCATGATGCAGTTGAACCCACAGACCAAATTGTTGAAATCGCTGTATAA
- a CDS encoding type II toxin-antitoxin system HicA family toxin, whose product MPKLFTPALKKKLKAAECSFERSGKGDHEICYSLITQHRFVVDQSIKSRHTANAVLKQAGLPKAF is encoded by the coding sequence ATGCCCAAATTGTTCACCCCTGCACTGAAAAAGAAGCTGAAAGCAGCAGAGTGCTCTTTCGAGCGCAGCGGAAAAGGCGATCATGAAATCTGCTATAGCCTAATCACCCAGCACCGCTTTGTCGTTGATCAGTCCATTAAGTCTCGCCACACAGCCAATGCGGTACTGAAACAAGCCGGATTGCCAAAAGCATTTTAG
- a CDS encoding DUF1902 domain-containing protein: protein MSQEIYKIGAFWDSDAQVWTATSEDVPGLATEADSQEALLHKLKTIVPELLQLNHLLPSDHTGAIKIELISHRQELIQLTV from the coding sequence ATGAGTCAAGAAATCTACAAAATTGGCGCATTCTGGGACTCAGACGCTCAGGTCTGGACCGCCACTAGCGAGGACGTTCCTGGACTTGCGACTGAAGCTGACTCTCAAGAGGCTTTACTCCATAAGCTAAAGACTATTGTGCCTGAGCTACTGCAGTTGAATCATCTGCTGCCAAGCGATCACACAGGTGCCATCAAGATTGAGCTAATTAGCCATCGGCAAGAACTGATTCAACTTACTGTGTAA
- a CDS encoding DUF4926 domain-containing protein has protein sequence MVALGILDTIANLHPIPVDRLTLIEPDYQSIESLPSGQVGTIVEVYEGTMPRYLVEFTDLQGREYAMAVLQTEEVIALHYELSVMS, from the coding sequence ATGGTAGCACTAGGTATTCTAGATACGATCGCAAACCTCCATCCGATTCCAGTGGATCGGCTAACCCTTATAGAGCCAGATTATCAGTCTATTGAGAGCTTACCCAGTGGACAGGTAGGAACTATCGTAGAAGTTTATGAGGGGACCATGCCTCGTTACCTAGTGGAGTTCACAGATTTACAGGGTCGTGAGTATGCAATGGCTGTACTGCAAACCGAGGAAGTTATAGCACTCCATTACGAGTTAAGTGTAATGAGCTAA
- a CDS encoding DUF6883 domain-containing protein translates to MKLPNGNRAVIPMEKLKGYCLNSEHPSGKHKARVFASVLGITSKNAEDLRELIVRTALEEEVIQQANTDFGQLYKVDWSVPNHHQVILRTLWEISLENPYPRLVSAFIK, encoded by the coding sequence ATGAAGTTACCGAATGGTAATCGTGCTGTAATTCCAATGGAGAAGCTGAAGGGCTACTGTCTGAATTCTGAACATCCTTCCGGGAAGCATAAGGCAAGGGTTTTCGCCTCCGTATTAGGTATCACATCCAAAAATGCGGAGGATTTGCGAGAATTAATTGTAAGGACGGCTCTCGAAGAAGAAGTGATCCAGCAAGCGAACACAGATTTTGGTCAATTGTATAAAGTTGATTGGTCAGTTCCCAATCACCATCAAGTTATCCTGCGTACACTTTGGGAAATCAGCTTAGAGAATCCCTACCCACGTCTAGTTTCCGCATTCATCAAGTAG
- a CDS encoding DUF6883 domain-containing protein: MNIPDDALIPLPKLTDYLLVLKEQDDKSQFLAQAGFTLANPEALISAIRQLTQQTVATLQKSNQYGSYYQVEGILKGPNRQVIGVVTIWLQRADGQVQFVTLKPRKERPNVS, encoded by the coding sequence GTGAACATTCCTGATGATGCTCTAATACCGTTGCCTAAGCTTACGGACTATCTGCTGGTCCTGAAGGAGCAAGATGACAAGTCACAATTTCTTGCACAGGCTGGGTTCACGCTTGCAAATCCCGAGGCTTTGATCTCAGCAATCAGACAACTTACGCAACAGACAGTCGCAACCTTACAGAAAAGTAATCAGTACGGCAGTTACTATCAAGTGGAAGGGATTCTGAAAGGTCCCAATCGCCAAGTGATTGGAGTTGTTACCATTTGGTTACAGCGTGCAGATGGACAGGTCCAGTTTGTCACCCTTAAGCCTCGAAAGGAGCGTCCCAATGTCTCTTGA
- a CDS encoding DUF4926 domain-containing protein: MSLDLYQRITLSRDIPEEGLKTGDVAYLLDYVPHLQGGELGCVLEVFNAVGESISVLTVPESAIQPLRPDEILSARALVPTTEAKASG, from the coding sequence ATGTCTCTTGACCTTTATCAGCGGATCACACTGAGCCGAGATATCCCAGAGGAAGGACTTAAGACGGGTGATGTTGCTTATTTGCTGGATTACGTTCCCCATCTTCAGGGCGGGGAGTTGGGTTGCGTGTTGGAAGTTTTCAATGCTGTGGGAGAGTCAATCTCTGTACTTACGGTGCCAGAATCAGCGATCCAACCATTGCGACCTGATGAAATCTTGAGTGCTAGAGCTTTGGTTCCGACGACCGAGGCAAAAGCGAGCGGCTGA